A single Amphiprion ocellaris isolate individual 3 ecotype Okinawa chromosome 1, ASM2253959v1, whole genome shotgun sequence DNA region contains:
- the usp10 gene encoding ubiquitin carboxyl-terminal hydrolase 10 isoform X2, with protein sequence MASYSNQYIFGEFSPDEINQFFVTPRCYVELPPFNDKVPCVSQSSGSYCTPAVPYIMESMGLQVCEDYQRIEFGVDEVMDSKPVGVNDPLYKVSSTLNPQAPEFILGCQSAQKAQQTAPAAADVPDGAHFNSLDGADSEASALDNHQACQDMDGLPGSLGQRERKKKKKRPPGYYNYLDPSTGSNNSSTSAADGTPVTALVNGHTLGGPHHSTEDVDSKALSGAELSTPGPVPMATSTAAVAAAKFAPTSTANQRTCDSPDDSSLDLTSGAASLSDGNNATSSSSSSSQSRGMTEGSRTADQQPDHLAPQSPELSDTPHSPPSKSPLPPSAAVATPSVITSITTTELEGRDVADSGVANGLAEPNTPVSADGHKDDCESGEQAEQVTPDSAAQPVVTEQAHSPVIPAAPTANLPKSWASLFHNSKPLPGGPQAFVEVKNVVEVVAPSLTTPEQPEKVGEVKEGPVHVSEDPMAPKLAELIENVKLIHKPVSLQPRGLINKGNWCYINATLQALIACPPMYHLMKSIPLHNETQRPCTSTPMIDNFVRLVNEFNNMPVPSKTKQQAVGDKVVKDIRPGVPFEPTYIYRLLTLIKSSLSEKGRQEDAEEYLGFTLNGLHEEMLALKKLISPQEEKAPTPNGPESQPGVEEDVADKEEEGSEDEWEQVGPRNKTSITRQADFVRTPITDIFGGHIRSVVYQQNSKESATLQPFFTLQLDIQSEKIRTVQEALETLVARESVQGYTSKTKQEIEISRRVTLEELPPVLVLHLKRFVFEKTGGCQKLTKNIDYPVDLEISKDLLSSGVRSKVVKGQRTYRLFAVVYHHGNSATGGHYTTDVFHIGLNGWLRIDDQAVKVINQYQVVKQTAERTAYLLYYRRVDLL encoded by the exons ATGGCTTCTTACAGCAACCAG TACATCTTCGGGGAATTCAGCCCCGATGAGATCAATCAGTTTTTTGTGACTCCACGATGTTACGTTGAG CTTCCTCCGTTCAATGACAAAGTCCCGTGCGTCAGTCAGTCTTCTG GAAGTTACTGCACTCCTGCTGTACCTTATATTATGGAGTCTATGGGACTGCAGGTTTGCG AAGACTATCAGCGCATAGAGTTTGGTGTTGACGAAGTGATGGATTCCAAGCCTGTTGGGGTGAACGATCCCTTGTACAAGGTGTCAAGCACCCTCAACCCACAGGCTCCAGAGTTCATCCTGGGCTGCCAGTCGGCCCAGAAGGCTCAACAGACGGCTCCTGCAGCAGCCGATGTCCCTGATGGAGCCCACTTCAACTCGCTGGATGGAGCTGACTCGGAAGCCTCAGCCCTGGACAATCACCAGGCCTGCCAGGACATGGACGGACTCCCTGGCAGCCTGGGACagcgagagagaaagaaaaagaaaaaacgacCGCCGGGATACTACAACTACCTGGACCCGTCAActggcagcaacaacagcagcaccagCGCAGCAGATGGAACACCTGTGACAGCACTGGTGAACGGACATACACTCGGTGGCCCACACCACAGTACTGAGGATGTGGACAGTAAGGCATTGTCAGGGGCTGAACTTTCCACCCCTGGACCTGTCCCCATGGCAACATCAACAGCTGCTGTGGCAGCAGCCAAGTTTGCCCCCACATCCACTGCCAATCAGAGGACTTGTGATAGCCCTGATGACTCTTCTTTGGACTTAACAAGTGGAGCTGCCTCTTTATCAGATGGCAACAATGcaacttcctcctcttcatcctcctctcaaAGCAGAGGGATGACGGAGGGATCCAGGACTGCAGATCAGCAGCCAGATCATTTGGCTCCACAGAGCCCTGAACTTTCAGATACTCCACACAGCCCCCCCTCTAAAtcacctcttcctccttcagCTGCTGTGGCCACCCCCTCTGTTATCACTTCCATTACGACTACTGAACTAGAGGGAAGAGATGTAGCAGACAGTGGGGTGGCCAATGGGCTAGCAGAGCCTAATACTCCTGTCAGTGCAGATGGACACAAAGATGACTGTGAGAGTGGGGAACAGGCTGAGCAGGTCACCCCAGACTCTGCTGCCCAGCCGGTAGTGACAGAGCAGGCACATTCGCCTGTAATTCCAGCTGCACCTACTGCCAATCTTCCCAAATCCTGGGCTAGCCTCTTTCACAATTCCAAGCCTTTGCCCGGGGGCCCTCAGGCCTTTGTGGAGGTAAAGAATGTTGTAGAAGTTGTGGCTCCCTCCCTCACTACGCCAGAGCAGCCTGAGAAAGTTGGGGAGGTAAAAGAAGGCCCTGTCCATGTATCAGAGGATCCTATGGCCCCTAAACTTGCAG AACTTATTGAGAATGTGAAGTTGATACATAAACCAGTGTCTTTGCAGCCGAGAGGACTGATCAACAAGGGAAACTGGTGCTATATCAACGCT ACCCTACAGGCCCTGATTGCGTGCCCTCCCATGTATCACCTGATGAAGTCCATTCCTCTGCACAATGAGACGCAGAGACCATGTACCTCCACACCAATGATAGACAACTT TGTACGGCTGGTGAATGAGTTCAACAACATGCCCGTGCCATCTAAAACCAAACAGCAAG CTGTTGGTGATAAGGTCGTAAAAGACATTCGGCCTGGTGTACCTTTTGAACCCACTTACATTTACAGACTCCTCACTCTCATCAAGTCCAGTCTTTCTGAGAAG GGTCGACAAGAGGATGCGGAGGAGTATCTCGGGTTCACACTCAATGGATTGCACGAGGAGATGCTGGCATTGAAAAAACTAATTTCGCCTCAGGAAGAGA AAGCTCCCACACCCAACGGACCAGAGTCCCAACCAGGTGTGGAGGAAGATGTTGCTGATAAGGAAGAAGAAGGTAGTGAGGATGAGTGGGAGCAAGTGGGTCCCCGAAACAAGACTTCCATTACTCGCCAAGCTGACTTTGTCCGCACACCCATCACCGATATCTTTGGTGGTCACATCAG ATCGGTGGTATACCAACAAAACTCTAAAGAGTCGGCCACTCTGCAGCCTTTCTTTACCCTGCAGCTGGACATCCAGTCAGAGAAGATCCGCACTGTCCAGGAGGCTCTGGAAACCTTGGTGGCTCGGGAGTCGGTCCAGGGCTACACTTCTAAAACTAAGCAAGAG ATTGAGATAAGTCGGAGGGTAACTCTGGAAGAGTTGCCACCTGTGCTGGTGCTCCATCTCAAgagatttgtttttgaaaagacTGGAGGCTGCCAGAAACTGACGAAGAACATCGATTACCCCGTTGACCTGGAAATCAGCAAAG atctCTTATCCTCTGGAGTGCGAAGCAAAGTTGTGAAAGGCCAAAGAACGTACAGGCTCTTtgcag TTGTCTATCACCATGGAAACAGTGCGACAGGCGGCCATTACACCACGGATGTCTTCCACATTGGTCTTAACGGCTGGCTGCGCATTGACGACCAGGCAGTGAAGGTCATCAACCAGTACCAGGTGGTGAAGCAGACTGCAGAGCGCACCGCCTACCTGCTGTACTACCGCCGCGTCGACCTGCTgtag
- the usp10 gene encoding ubiquitin carboxyl-terminal hydrolase 10 isoform X1 encodes MASYSNQYIFGEFSPDEINQFFVTPRCYVELPPFNDKVPCVSQSSGSYCTPAVPYIMESMGLQVCAEDYQRIEFGVDEVMDSKPVGVNDPLYKVSSTLNPQAPEFILGCQSAQKAQQTAPAAADVPDGAHFNSLDGADSEASALDNHQACQDMDGLPGSLGQRERKKKKKRPPGYYNYLDPSTGSNNSSTSAADGTPVTALVNGHTLGGPHHSTEDVDSKALSGAELSTPGPVPMATSTAAVAAAKFAPTSTANQRTCDSPDDSSLDLTSGAASLSDGNNATSSSSSSSQSRGMTEGSRTADQQPDHLAPQSPELSDTPHSPPSKSPLPPSAAVATPSVITSITTTELEGRDVADSGVANGLAEPNTPVSADGHKDDCESGEQAEQVTPDSAAQPVVTEQAHSPVIPAAPTANLPKSWASLFHNSKPLPGGPQAFVEVKNVVEVVAPSLTTPEQPEKVGEVKEGPVHVSEDPMAPKLAELIENVKLIHKPVSLQPRGLINKGNWCYINATLQALIACPPMYHLMKSIPLHNETQRPCTSTPMIDNFVRLVNEFNNMPVPSKTKQQAVGDKVVKDIRPGVPFEPTYIYRLLTLIKSSLSEKGRQEDAEEYLGFTLNGLHEEMLALKKLISPQEEKAPTPNGPESQPGVEEDVADKEEEGSEDEWEQVGPRNKTSITRQADFVRTPITDIFGGHIRSVVYQQNSKESATLQPFFTLQLDIQSEKIRTVQEALETLVARESVQGYTSKTKQEIEISRRVTLEELPPVLVLHLKRFVFEKTGGCQKLTKNIDYPVDLEISKDLLSSGVRSKVVKGQRTYRLFAVVYHHGNSATGGHYTTDVFHIGLNGWLRIDDQAVKVINQYQVVKQTAERTAYLLYYRRVDLL; translated from the exons ATGGCTTCTTACAGCAACCAG TACATCTTCGGGGAATTCAGCCCCGATGAGATCAATCAGTTTTTTGTGACTCCACGATGTTACGTTGAG CTTCCTCCGTTCAATGACAAAGTCCCGTGCGTCAGTCAGTCTTCTG GAAGTTACTGCACTCCTGCTGTACCTTATATTATGGAGTCTATGGGACTGCAGGTTTGCG CAGAAGACTATCAGCGCATAGAGTTTGGTGTTGACGAAGTGATGGATTCCAAGCCTGTTGGGGTGAACGATCCCTTGTACAAGGTGTCAAGCACCCTCAACCCACAGGCTCCAGAGTTCATCCTGGGCTGCCAGTCGGCCCAGAAGGCTCAACAGACGGCTCCTGCAGCAGCCGATGTCCCTGATGGAGCCCACTTCAACTCGCTGGATGGAGCTGACTCGGAAGCCTCAGCCCTGGACAATCACCAGGCCTGCCAGGACATGGACGGACTCCCTGGCAGCCTGGGACagcgagagagaaagaaaaagaaaaaacgacCGCCGGGATACTACAACTACCTGGACCCGTCAActggcagcaacaacagcagcaccagCGCAGCAGATGGAACACCTGTGACAGCACTGGTGAACGGACATACACTCGGTGGCCCACACCACAGTACTGAGGATGTGGACAGTAAGGCATTGTCAGGGGCTGAACTTTCCACCCCTGGACCTGTCCCCATGGCAACATCAACAGCTGCTGTGGCAGCAGCCAAGTTTGCCCCCACATCCACTGCCAATCAGAGGACTTGTGATAGCCCTGATGACTCTTCTTTGGACTTAACAAGTGGAGCTGCCTCTTTATCAGATGGCAACAATGcaacttcctcctcttcatcctcctctcaaAGCAGAGGGATGACGGAGGGATCCAGGACTGCAGATCAGCAGCCAGATCATTTGGCTCCACAGAGCCCTGAACTTTCAGATACTCCACACAGCCCCCCCTCTAAAtcacctcttcctccttcagCTGCTGTGGCCACCCCCTCTGTTATCACTTCCATTACGACTACTGAACTAGAGGGAAGAGATGTAGCAGACAGTGGGGTGGCCAATGGGCTAGCAGAGCCTAATACTCCTGTCAGTGCAGATGGACACAAAGATGACTGTGAGAGTGGGGAACAGGCTGAGCAGGTCACCCCAGACTCTGCTGCCCAGCCGGTAGTGACAGAGCAGGCACATTCGCCTGTAATTCCAGCTGCACCTACTGCCAATCTTCCCAAATCCTGGGCTAGCCTCTTTCACAATTCCAAGCCTTTGCCCGGGGGCCCTCAGGCCTTTGTGGAGGTAAAGAATGTTGTAGAAGTTGTGGCTCCCTCCCTCACTACGCCAGAGCAGCCTGAGAAAGTTGGGGAGGTAAAAGAAGGCCCTGTCCATGTATCAGAGGATCCTATGGCCCCTAAACTTGCAG AACTTATTGAGAATGTGAAGTTGATACATAAACCAGTGTCTTTGCAGCCGAGAGGACTGATCAACAAGGGAAACTGGTGCTATATCAACGCT ACCCTACAGGCCCTGATTGCGTGCCCTCCCATGTATCACCTGATGAAGTCCATTCCTCTGCACAATGAGACGCAGAGACCATGTACCTCCACACCAATGATAGACAACTT TGTACGGCTGGTGAATGAGTTCAACAACATGCCCGTGCCATCTAAAACCAAACAGCAAG CTGTTGGTGATAAGGTCGTAAAAGACATTCGGCCTGGTGTACCTTTTGAACCCACTTACATTTACAGACTCCTCACTCTCATCAAGTCCAGTCTTTCTGAGAAG GGTCGACAAGAGGATGCGGAGGAGTATCTCGGGTTCACACTCAATGGATTGCACGAGGAGATGCTGGCATTGAAAAAACTAATTTCGCCTCAGGAAGAGA AAGCTCCCACACCCAACGGACCAGAGTCCCAACCAGGTGTGGAGGAAGATGTTGCTGATAAGGAAGAAGAAGGTAGTGAGGATGAGTGGGAGCAAGTGGGTCCCCGAAACAAGACTTCCATTACTCGCCAAGCTGACTTTGTCCGCACACCCATCACCGATATCTTTGGTGGTCACATCAG ATCGGTGGTATACCAACAAAACTCTAAAGAGTCGGCCACTCTGCAGCCTTTCTTTACCCTGCAGCTGGACATCCAGTCAGAGAAGATCCGCACTGTCCAGGAGGCTCTGGAAACCTTGGTGGCTCGGGAGTCGGTCCAGGGCTACACTTCTAAAACTAAGCAAGAG ATTGAGATAAGTCGGAGGGTAACTCTGGAAGAGTTGCCACCTGTGCTGGTGCTCCATCTCAAgagatttgtttttgaaaagacTGGAGGCTGCCAGAAACTGACGAAGAACATCGATTACCCCGTTGACCTGGAAATCAGCAAAG atctCTTATCCTCTGGAGTGCGAAGCAAAGTTGTGAAAGGCCAAAGAACGTACAGGCTCTTtgcag TTGTCTATCACCATGGAAACAGTGCGACAGGCGGCCATTACACCACGGATGTCTTCCACATTGGTCTTAACGGCTGGCTGCGCATTGACGACCAGGCAGTGAAGGTCATCAACCAGTACCAGGTGGTGAAGCAGACTGCAGAGCGCACCGCCTACCTGCTGTACTACCGCCGCGTCGACCTGCTgtag
- the usp10 gene encoding ubiquitin carboxyl-terminal hydrolase 10 isoform X4: MASYSNQYIFGEFSPDEINQFFVTPRCYVELPPFNDKVPCVSQSSEDYQRIEFGVDEVMDSKPVGVNDPLYKVSSTLNPQAPEFILGCQSAQKAQQTAPAAADVPDGAHFNSLDGADSEASALDNHQACQDMDGLPGSLGQRERKKKKKRPPGYYNYLDPSTGSNNSSTSAADGTPVTALVNGHTLGGPHHSTEDVDSKALSGAELSTPGPVPMATSTAAVAAAKFAPTSTANQRTCDSPDDSSLDLTSGAASLSDGNNATSSSSSSSQSRGMTEGSRTADQQPDHLAPQSPELSDTPHSPPSKSPLPPSAAVATPSVITSITTTELEGRDVADSGVANGLAEPNTPVSADGHKDDCESGEQAEQVTPDSAAQPVVTEQAHSPVIPAAPTANLPKSWASLFHNSKPLPGGPQAFVEVKNVVEVVAPSLTTPEQPEKVGEVKEGPVHVSEDPMAPKLAELIENVKLIHKPVSLQPRGLINKGNWCYINATLQALIACPPMYHLMKSIPLHNETQRPCTSTPMIDNFVRLVNEFNNMPVPSKTKQQAVGDKVVKDIRPGVPFEPTYIYRLLTLIKSSLSEKGRQEDAEEYLGFTLNGLHEEMLALKKLISPQEEKAPTPNGPESQPGVEEDVADKEEEGSEDEWEQVGPRNKTSITRQADFVRTPITDIFGGHIRSVVYQQNSKESATLQPFFTLQLDIQSEKIRTVQEALETLVARESVQGYTSKTKQEIEISRRVTLEELPPVLVLHLKRFVFEKTGGCQKLTKNIDYPVDLEISKDLLSSGVRSKVVKGQRTYRLFAVVYHHGNSATGGHYTTDVFHIGLNGWLRIDDQAVKVINQYQVVKQTAERTAYLLYYRRVDLL; the protein is encoded by the exons ATGGCTTCTTACAGCAACCAG TACATCTTCGGGGAATTCAGCCCCGATGAGATCAATCAGTTTTTTGTGACTCCACGATGTTACGTTGAG CTTCCTCCGTTCAATGACAAAGTCCCGTGCGTCAGTCAGTCTTCTG AAGACTATCAGCGCATAGAGTTTGGTGTTGACGAAGTGATGGATTCCAAGCCTGTTGGGGTGAACGATCCCTTGTACAAGGTGTCAAGCACCCTCAACCCACAGGCTCCAGAGTTCATCCTGGGCTGCCAGTCGGCCCAGAAGGCTCAACAGACGGCTCCTGCAGCAGCCGATGTCCCTGATGGAGCCCACTTCAACTCGCTGGATGGAGCTGACTCGGAAGCCTCAGCCCTGGACAATCACCAGGCCTGCCAGGACATGGACGGACTCCCTGGCAGCCTGGGACagcgagagagaaagaaaaagaaaaaacgacCGCCGGGATACTACAACTACCTGGACCCGTCAActggcagcaacaacagcagcaccagCGCAGCAGATGGAACACCTGTGACAGCACTGGTGAACGGACATACACTCGGTGGCCCACACCACAGTACTGAGGATGTGGACAGTAAGGCATTGTCAGGGGCTGAACTTTCCACCCCTGGACCTGTCCCCATGGCAACATCAACAGCTGCTGTGGCAGCAGCCAAGTTTGCCCCCACATCCACTGCCAATCAGAGGACTTGTGATAGCCCTGATGACTCTTCTTTGGACTTAACAAGTGGAGCTGCCTCTTTATCAGATGGCAACAATGcaacttcctcctcttcatcctcctctcaaAGCAGAGGGATGACGGAGGGATCCAGGACTGCAGATCAGCAGCCAGATCATTTGGCTCCACAGAGCCCTGAACTTTCAGATACTCCACACAGCCCCCCCTCTAAAtcacctcttcctccttcagCTGCTGTGGCCACCCCCTCTGTTATCACTTCCATTACGACTACTGAACTAGAGGGAAGAGATGTAGCAGACAGTGGGGTGGCCAATGGGCTAGCAGAGCCTAATACTCCTGTCAGTGCAGATGGACACAAAGATGACTGTGAGAGTGGGGAACAGGCTGAGCAGGTCACCCCAGACTCTGCTGCCCAGCCGGTAGTGACAGAGCAGGCACATTCGCCTGTAATTCCAGCTGCACCTACTGCCAATCTTCCCAAATCCTGGGCTAGCCTCTTTCACAATTCCAAGCCTTTGCCCGGGGGCCCTCAGGCCTTTGTGGAGGTAAAGAATGTTGTAGAAGTTGTGGCTCCCTCCCTCACTACGCCAGAGCAGCCTGAGAAAGTTGGGGAGGTAAAAGAAGGCCCTGTCCATGTATCAGAGGATCCTATGGCCCCTAAACTTGCAG AACTTATTGAGAATGTGAAGTTGATACATAAACCAGTGTCTTTGCAGCCGAGAGGACTGATCAACAAGGGAAACTGGTGCTATATCAACGCT ACCCTACAGGCCCTGATTGCGTGCCCTCCCATGTATCACCTGATGAAGTCCATTCCTCTGCACAATGAGACGCAGAGACCATGTACCTCCACACCAATGATAGACAACTT TGTACGGCTGGTGAATGAGTTCAACAACATGCCCGTGCCATCTAAAACCAAACAGCAAG CTGTTGGTGATAAGGTCGTAAAAGACATTCGGCCTGGTGTACCTTTTGAACCCACTTACATTTACAGACTCCTCACTCTCATCAAGTCCAGTCTTTCTGAGAAG GGTCGACAAGAGGATGCGGAGGAGTATCTCGGGTTCACACTCAATGGATTGCACGAGGAGATGCTGGCATTGAAAAAACTAATTTCGCCTCAGGAAGAGA AAGCTCCCACACCCAACGGACCAGAGTCCCAACCAGGTGTGGAGGAAGATGTTGCTGATAAGGAAGAAGAAGGTAGTGAGGATGAGTGGGAGCAAGTGGGTCCCCGAAACAAGACTTCCATTACTCGCCAAGCTGACTTTGTCCGCACACCCATCACCGATATCTTTGGTGGTCACATCAG ATCGGTGGTATACCAACAAAACTCTAAAGAGTCGGCCACTCTGCAGCCTTTCTTTACCCTGCAGCTGGACATCCAGTCAGAGAAGATCCGCACTGTCCAGGAGGCTCTGGAAACCTTGGTGGCTCGGGAGTCGGTCCAGGGCTACACTTCTAAAACTAAGCAAGAG ATTGAGATAAGTCGGAGGGTAACTCTGGAAGAGTTGCCACCTGTGCTGGTGCTCCATCTCAAgagatttgtttttgaaaagacTGGAGGCTGCCAGAAACTGACGAAGAACATCGATTACCCCGTTGACCTGGAAATCAGCAAAG atctCTTATCCTCTGGAGTGCGAAGCAAAGTTGTGAAAGGCCAAAGAACGTACAGGCTCTTtgcag TTGTCTATCACCATGGAAACAGTGCGACAGGCGGCCATTACACCACGGATGTCTTCCACATTGGTCTTAACGGCTGGCTGCGCATTGACGACCAGGCAGTGAAGGTCATCAACCAGTACCAGGTGGTGAAGCAGACTGCAGAGCGCACCGCCTACCTGCTGTACTACCGCCGCGTCGACCTGCTgtag
- the usp10 gene encoding ubiquitin carboxyl-terminal hydrolase 10 isoform X3, with protein sequence MASYSNQYIFGEFSPDEINQFFVTPRCYVELPPFNDKVPCVSQSSAEDYQRIEFGVDEVMDSKPVGVNDPLYKVSSTLNPQAPEFILGCQSAQKAQQTAPAAADVPDGAHFNSLDGADSEASALDNHQACQDMDGLPGSLGQRERKKKKKRPPGYYNYLDPSTGSNNSSTSAADGTPVTALVNGHTLGGPHHSTEDVDSKALSGAELSTPGPVPMATSTAAVAAAKFAPTSTANQRTCDSPDDSSLDLTSGAASLSDGNNATSSSSSSSQSRGMTEGSRTADQQPDHLAPQSPELSDTPHSPPSKSPLPPSAAVATPSVITSITTTELEGRDVADSGVANGLAEPNTPVSADGHKDDCESGEQAEQVTPDSAAQPVVTEQAHSPVIPAAPTANLPKSWASLFHNSKPLPGGPQAFVEVKNVVEVVAPSLTTPEQPEKVGEVKEGPVHVSEDPMAPKLAELIENVKLIHKPVSLQPRGLINKGNWCYINATLQALIACPPMYHLMKSIPLHNETQRPCTSTPMIDNFVRLVNEFNNMPVPSKTKQQAVGDKVVKDIRPGVPFEPTYIYRLLTLIKSSLSEKGRQEDAEEYLGFTLNGLHEEMLALKKLISPQEEKAPTPNGPESQPGVEEDVADKEEEGSEDEWEQVGPRNKTSITRQADFVRTPITDIFGGHIRSVVYQQNSKESATLQPFFTLQLDIQSEKIRTVQEALETLVARESVQGYTSKTKQEIEISRRVTLEELPPVLVLHLKRFVFEKTGGCQKLTKNIDYPVDLEISKDLLSSGVRSKVVKGQRTYRLFAVVYHHGNSATGGHYTTDVFHIGLNGWLRIDDQAVKVINQYQVVKQTAERTAYLLYYRRVDLL encoded by the exons ATGGCTTCTTACAGCAACCAG TACATCTTCGGGGAATTCAGCCCCGATGAGATCAATCAGTTTTTTGTGACTCCACGATGTTACGTTGAG CTTCCTCCGTTCAATGACAAAGTCCCGTGCGTCAGTCAGTCTTCTG CAGAAGACTATCAGCGCATAGAGTTTGGTGTTGACGAAGTGATGGATTCCAAGCCTGTTGGGGTGAACGATCCCTTGTACAAGGTGTCAAGCACCCTCAACCCACAGGCTCCAGAGTTCATCCTGGGCTGCCAGTCGGCCCAGAAGGCTCAACAGACGGCTCCTGCAGCAGCCGATGTCCCTGATGGAGCCCACTTCAACTCGCTGGATGGAGCTGACTCGGAAGCCTCAGCCCTGGACAATCACCAGGCCTGCCAGGACATGGACGGACTCCCTGGCAGCCTGGGACagcgagagagaaagaaaaagaaaaaacgacCGCCGGGATACTACAACTACCTGGACCCGTCAActggcagcaacaacagcagcaccagCGCAGCAGATGGAACACCTGTGACAGCACTGGTGAACGGACATACACTCGGTGGCCCACACCACAGTACTGAGGATGTGGACAGTAAGGCATTGTCAGGGGCTGAACTTTCCACCCCTGGACCTGTCCCCATGGCAACATCAACAGCTGCTGTGGCAGCAGCCAAGTTTGCCCCCACATCCACTGCCAATCAGAGGACTTGTGATAGCCCTGATGACTCTTCTTTGGACTTAACAAGTGGAGCTGCCTCTTTATCAGATGGCAACAATGcaacttcctcctcttcatcctcctctcaaAGCAGAGGGATGACGGAGGGATCCAGGACTGCAGATCAGCAGCCAGATCATTTGGCTCCACAGAGCCCTGAACTTTCAGATACTCCACACAGCCCCCCCTCTAAAtcacctcttcctccttcagCTGCTGTGGCCACCCCCTCTGTTATCACTTCCATTACGACTACTGAACTAGAGGGAAGAGATGTAGCAGACAGTGGGGTGGCCAATGGGCTAGCAGAGCCTAATACTCCTGTCAGTGCAGATGGACACAAAGATGACTGTGAGAGTGGGGAACAGGCTGAGCAGGTCACCCCAGACTCTGCTGCCCAGCCGGTAGTGACAGAGCAGGCACATTCGCCTGTAATTCCAGCTGCACCTACTGCCAATCTTCCCAAATCCTGGGCTAGCCTCTTTCACAATTCCAAGCCTTTGCCCGGGGGCCCTCAGGCCTTTGTGGAGGTAAAGAATGTTGTAGAAGTTGTGGCTCCCTCCCTCACTACGCCAGAGCAGCCTGAGAAAGTTGGGGAGGTAAAAGAAGGCCCTGTCCATGTATCAGAGGATCCTATGGCCCCTAAACTTGCAG AACTTATTGAGAATGTGAAGTTGATACATAAACCAGTGTCTTTGCAGCCGAGAGGACTGATCAACAAGGGAAACTGGTGCTATATCAACGCT ACCCTACAGGCCCTGATTGCGTGCCCTCCCATGTATCACCTGATGAAGTCCATTCCTCTGCACAATGAGACGCAGAGACCATGTACCTCCACACCAATGATAGACAACTT TGTACGGCTGGTGAATGAGTTCAACAACATGCCCGTGCCATCTAAAACCAAACAGCAAG CTGTTGGTGATAAGGTCGTAAAAGACATTCGGCCTGGTGTACCTTTTGAACCCACTTACATTTACAGACTCCTCACTCTCATCAAGTCCAGTCTTTCTGAGAAG GGTCGACAAGAGGATGCGGAGGAGTATCTCGGGTTCACACTCAATGGATTGCACGAGGAGATGCTGGCATTGAAAAAACTAATTTCGCCTCAGGAAGAGA AAGCTCCCACACCCAACGGACCAGAGTCCCAACCAGGTGTGGAGGAAGATGTTGCTGATAAGGAAGAAGAAGGTAGTGAGGATGAGTGGGAGCAAGTGGGTCCCCGAAACAAGACTTCCATTACTCGCCAAGCTGACTTTGTCCGCACACCCATCACCGATATCTTTGGTGGTCACATCAG ATCGGTGGTATACCAACAAAACTCTAAAGAGTCGGCCACTCTGCAGCCTTTCTTTACCCTGCAGCTGGACATCCAGTCAGAGAAGATCCGCACTGTCCAGGAGGCTCTGGAAACCTTGGTGGCTCGGGAGTCGGTCCAGGGCTACACTTCTAAAACTAAGCAAGAG ATTGAGATAAGTCGGAGGGTAACTCTGGAAGAGTTGCCACCTGTGCTGGTGCTCCATCTCAAgagatttgtttttgaaaagacTGGAGGCTGCCAGAAACTGACGAAGAACATCGATTACCCCGTTGACCTGGAAATCAGCAAAG atctCTTATCCTCTGGAGTGCGAAGCAAAGTTGTGAAAGGCCAAAGAACGTACAGGCTCTTtgcag TTGTCTATCACCATGGAAACAGTGCGACAGGCGGCCATTACACCACGGATGTCTTCCACATTGGTCTTAACGGCTGGCTGCGCATTGACGACCAGGCAGTGAAGGTCATCAACCAGTACCAGGTGGTGAAGCAGACTGCAGAGCGCACCGCCTACCTGCTGTACTACCGCCGCGTCGACCTGCTgtag